A segment of the Neoarius graeffei isolate fNeoGra1 chromosome 5, fNeoGra1.pri, whole genome shotgun sequence genome:
ggtaaaaaaatgttaaatatgtttcatattttagattcatcaAGGTAGCCACCATTTATTTTGATGACACCTTTGTACACTACTGGTATTATCTTTACCAGCTTCATGAAGAAGACAACTGGAATGCTTTTAAATTAACAggagtgccttgtcaaaagttaattagtggaatttcttgccatcTTCATGCATTTGcgaccatcaaacagtaaatggtaaataataaaaatacattaaatAGCCCTATTGACAACTTCAGTAATCCAGATTATGTCAGGAACTGCTCAGTGAAGTTAAGAGAaataacatccatcattactttaagacatgaagcgtctttgaataaataaaaatgaagaaaaaccattgaattagatggtatgtccaaacttttgactggtactgaagcTGGCTATAGCTGCCAACACATGGTGATCAGTGCTTCAGCAAATAAAATATCAAACTAGCAAAAGGtttcattgtatttttttttagtgTAGCCACACAGAAAAACCTGCATTAGTGTTTCTGATATATACTATTAttgaattgtattttttttaatgtgatgtGCTAATGAGGccattgtttatttgtttgtttttttcataaaCAGCCAAAAACTATTCTGATGTCAACCTATTCTCAGTCTGCAGCAGTCCTAAAGTAAAGGCCTTCAGCCAAGTCTTCCTCCCTACCCTCTATAGCATTGTCTTCATTGTGGGGTTCATTGGCAATGGCCTGGTGGTGTGTGGCCTGGTCAAGTATCACAAAAGGTTAAATCTGACAGATCTGTGCCTCTTCAATCTGGCACTTTCTGACATTCTGTTCCTGATTTCATTGCCTTTCTGGGCTCACTATGCTGCAATCGCTAGTTGGACCTTCAGGGGCTTCATGTGCCATGTAGTGACAGCACTCTACATGCTGGGACTTAATGGAAGTATCTTCTTCATGATCCTCATGACTGTACACCGCTATGTCATCACTGTCCATGTCCATAATTCCCACTTCTTCAAGCCCCAATCCATGAAAGCAAGTATAGTGCTGGTTATGTTTATGTGGGCACTTAGCATAGGAGCCTCTCTGCCAACCATCATTTTCTCCCAAACAAAGAATGAATCAGGGAGATGGGCATGCAGGGTGGAATATCCACAAGGGACAGCATGGACATCATTCTCTTACATTGAGCTGAACATTCTTGGCTTTATTATTCCACTCTCAGTGATGGTGTTCTGCTACTCACGTATCATCCCTGTCTTGATGGCCATGAAGTCTCAGAAGAAACACAAAGCTGTCAAGCTCATCTTTGTCTTATTCACTGTTTTCTTCCTCTTCTGGACGCCCTACAACATTGTGATCTTCCTGAATTTCCTGCATCATTTGGGTTATATGGACAGCTGTGAATGGCATCAGGACCTGTATATGGCTATGCAGTGGGTGGAAACCATAGCATTCAGTCACTGCTGCCTCAACCCCATAATCTATGCCTTTGTTGGGCAGAAATTCAGAAATTtagttctcaagatcctgaaagaGTGGTTTCCTGTTCGCTTTGGTTAGTGCCCAACATTTCTCAGTCAGTTCCCAAAGAAGAGAAGCTCAGGCTCCCAAGACATTTACAGCATGAAGATGGTGTAGCCAAAGTTGGGGAAAAATGCAGCAGTTGAAATGCAGGCTAAGCAGACAGAATGAAAACTGCAACTTATGTTGCATGTTATTGCCAAAGCTCATTGGTTAGTTTCCTCTTTTTCAAAAGAAAGTTCATAGTTTGATATTATTTTACTTTCTGGTGAGTGGAATTTTTGTTGAATTTATATATAGTCAAATACCACGATTTAGATTCAGTAGATTATACTTAAAATGGGGCTTGTTTATCTTTTGAAAGAGTGTGGAGAAGCAGTTTGAAAATAACGTGAGCACATTATTTTGGTATTATTAGTATAATAcagtgcacacacatgcacacacacacacacacacacctgtgtgtcttaggcacccaatttttttttcatccaaactttgttatagtggttagcgctgtcgcctcacagcaagaaagtccgggttcgagccccgtggccaacgagggcctttctgtgcggagtttgcatgttctccccatgtccatgtgggtttcctctgggtgctccggtttcccccacaatccaaagacatgcaggttaggctaactggtgactctaaattgaccgtaggtgtgaatgtgagtgtgaatggttgtctgtgtctatgtgttggccctgtgatgacctggcgacttgtccagggtgtaccctgccttttgcccatagtcagctgggataggctccagcttgcctgtgaccctgtagaacaggataaagtggctagaggtaatgagatgagatgaacttttacATTATCGATtcagcacaaaaacattttagagctccaaacatttgttttccagtgcAATAAatgtcacagtaaaaaaaaaaaaaagtttatatctgagcagcatattccataagagaccacttttcagattcaaaaagaaaacataatgaaggctactgggttttgctgcaaaattaagaaggaagtgtgacagatacccctttccaccaaatcagttccagggctggttcggggccagtgcttagtttggaaccgggttttctgtttccactgacaaagaactggctctgggccagaaaaaaatggttccagggtagcaccagctctttgctgagctagaggaaagaactgcttacgtcgggGGTGGAGttcttaagaccaacaacaatagcaagaccgcgagagggcaccatttttaaataagcgacgagatatcatggatgcagtaaagcagcagtcatccatt
Coding sequences within it:
- the LOC132886205 gene encoding C-C chemokine receptor type 5-like, with amino-acid sequence MLSDKDEDIRHPLPPLSRTKNYSDVNLFSVCSSPKVKAFSQVFLPTLYSIVFIVGFIGNGLVVCGLVKYHKRLNLTDLCLFNLALSDILFLISLPFWAHYAAIASWTFRGFMCHVVTALYMLGLNGSIFFMILMTVHRYVITVHVHNSHFFKPQSMKASIVLVMFMWALSIGASLPTIIFSQTKNESGRWACRVEYPQGTAWTSFSYIELNILGFIIPLSVMVFCYSRIIPVLMAMKSQKKHKAVKLIFVLFTVFFLFWTPYNIVIFLNFLHHLGYMDSCEWHQDLYMAMQWVETIAFSHCCLNPIIYAFVGQKFRNLVLKILKEWFPVRFG